In Schistocerca serialis cubense isolate TAMUIC-IGC-003099 chromosome 3, iqSchSeri2.2, whole genome shotgun sequence, the following proteins share a genomic window:
- the LOC126470861 gene encoding trithorax group protein osa-like: MGQEFNQQYSPSSSYPPARPMYPPYASETERSYGQGRGTQQSAGGQDPFGHNRYGGPSQPPGYPSRTGYSAPPMGPPAQQPTGYPPQQDYYRQDPVYSGQQAATATGPGGQMYPGSPHSKSMPPPAPQTPRRHPDFAKDPQQSPYPPYSQQRPSIYGWSSGNTQYRAQYPPQGPVPQGPPQWNQNAQRAGGPEPGQPANSQWDQHRYQASGQSPYQPPQQQQWVPSMQTPGINQNSLLRPPMVSPRAPFRPEGKPYSMQQLPGSKAQPPGMNNAQVYQQQSAPKREIVFPPESVEAILPVLYKRKRMTRGDVAPVEAWRLMMSLRSGLLAESAWALDILNILLFDDSTVAYFGLAHMPGLLDVLLEHFRRSLADMFDSPLPDSVKKWFQAPKVETPEVDLGQVRVPVDPADHITLMKSTPNYTLVTRNGEVVRIVNRDNEIFVVDNRKSWDIEGDLAENYDVVQDPWQLTSSDISSTKYIVSCFQGEFGNVPFARLLDDSKTVGAEEEEDCRTKVSEEESYPIENLSVTPPIVLKVECSDDNGVIDSSSSASNVILNEEHLIKDSSFVDVQDSDEVKRTKTILSDVFSRIKTENTEENSLLPEHCVDPLEPPKETVEVKKEANCVESESSSNYERELPHSPNVPKDIETKSDNAVSETSDTNNFSSSNIKTEHTNNDNSSNSNEKMETEMEQDVFLEGSEHEGKDINMEDDYGDEAEEKSKVTDVRPEIKGENRGGIQIRDPAGTLKRRRMSDYEDECYARDEASLYLVTDTQDAKARRCVCLSTILRNLTFVPGNEAEFAKNVTFLDLLGKLLLLHHEHPPRAQKQRNYDREEDADFADSCSSLQGEAEWWWDFLHHVRENVLVTAANIAGHMDLGQHPEEVSRPVIDGLLHWAVCPAAHGQDPFPGSSGSLSPQRLALEALCKLCVTDSNVDLVVATPPYSRLERLCAVLTRLLCWSKEQVLREFAVNMLHYLAAADSGVARTVALQSPCVSLLVAFIEQAEATALGVAYQHGIGALIDNPDAMGTSLDMLRRAAGTLLHLARHPENRPLFLQQEQRLLSLVMSQILDQQVAAVISSVLFQCSWPSS, from the exons GAGTTATGGACAAGGTAGAGGGACGCAGCAGTCGGCTGGTGGTCAAGATCCCTTTGGACACAACCGGTACGGGGGGCCCAGCCAGCCACCTGGCTATCCTTCACGTACTGGCTATTCTGCTCCACCTATGGGACCACCAGCACAGCAACCCACAGGGTATCCACCACAGCAAGACTATTACCGTCAAGATCCG GTATATTCTGGTCAACAAGCAGCTACTGCAACTGGCCCAGGTGGTCAGATGTATCCTGGAAGCCCTCATAGTAAATCAATGCCACCTCCAGCTCCACAGACCCCTAGAAGGCATCCAGATTTTGCAAAAGACCCACAGCAGTCTCCCTATCCACCATATAGTCAACAAAGGCCTTCTATATACG GCTGGAGTAGTGGTAACACTCAGTATCGGGCACAGTACCCTCCACAAGGACCTGTTCCACAAGGGCCTCCACAGTGGAACCAAAATGCTCAACGAGCTGGTGGTCCTGAGCCTGGTCAGCCAGCTAACAGCCAGTGGGACCAGCACCGCTACCAAGCTAGTGGACAGTCACCGTATCAGCCTCCACAACAG CAGCAGTGGGTTCCAAGTATGCAGACTCCTGGTATTAATCAAAACTCACTCCTAAGGCCACCGATGGTTAGCCCACGTGCTCCATTCCGACCGGAAGGAAAGCCCTATTCGATGCAGCAACTACCGGGTTCAAAG GCGCAGCCACCTGGGATGAATAATGCGCAGGTCTACCAACAACAGAGTGCCCCAAAGCGAGAGATCGTTTTCCCTCCAGAAAGTGTGGAAGCAATATTGCCTGTTTTGTATAAACGCAAGCGAATGACACGAGGGGATGTAGCACCTGTAGAAGCATGGAGGCTTATGATGAGTCTGCGCTCTGGCCTACTGGCAGAGAGTGCTTGGGCTCTGGATATTCTCAACATCCTTTTGTTTGATGATAGCACAGTTGCATATTTTGGACTAGCCCACATGCCAGGACTACTTGATGTGCTGTTGGAGCATTTCAGACGCAGTTTAGCTGACATGTTTGACTCGCCTCTTCCAGATTCTGTGAAGAAGTGGTTCCAGGCACCAAAGGTGGAAACACCGGAAGTGGACCTAGGGCAAGTTAGAGTGCCAGTTGATCCTGCAGATCACATCACATTAATGAAATCGACACCAAATTATACTCTTGTGACTAGAAACGGTGAGGTAGTTCGAATTGTGAACAGAGATAATGAGATTTTTGTTGTGGATAATCGGAAGAGCTGGGACATTGAAGGTGACTTGGCAGAAAACTATGACGTGGTTCAAGACCCGTGGCAGTTGACCTCTTCAGACATCAGTTCGACGAAGTACATTGTGTCATGTTTCCAAGGAGAGTTCGGTAATGTTCCATTTGCGAGACTGCTCGATGACAGTAAAACTGTAGGTGCCGAAGAGGAAGAAGATTGTCGGACAAAAGTAAGTGAAGAAGAATCGTATCCCATTGAAAACTTGAGTGTAACTCCTCCCATAGTGCTAAAAGTGGAATGTAGTGATGACAACGGTGTTATTGATAGTTCGAGCAGTGCATCTAATGTGATACTTAATGAGGAACATTTGATTAAAGACAGCTCCTTCGTTGATGTGCAGGATAGTGATGAAGTGAAACGGACTAAAACTATTTTGAGTGATGTGTTTTCGCGGATAAAAACggaaaatacggaagaaaattcaTTGCTGCCTGAACACTGTGTAGACCCCTTAGAGCCTCCTAAAGAAACTGTAGAAGTGAAAAAGGAAGCAAACTGTGTCGAAAGTGAGAGCAGTAGTAATTATGAAAGGGAGTTGCCGCATTCTCCAAATGTACCAAAGGATATTGAAACAAAGAGTGATAATGCTGtatcagaaactagtgacacaaataattttagcagcagtaacataaaAACAGAACATACAAACAATGACAATAGTTCTAATAGCAATGAGA aaatggaaacagaaatggAACAAGATGTGTTCCTCGAAGGTTCTGAACATGAAGGAAAAGACATAAACATGGAAGATGACTATGGTGACGAAGCTGAAGAAAAGTCAAAAGTAACAGATGTGAGACCAGAGATAAAGGGAGAAAACAGGGGCGGCATACAAATAAGGGATCCTGCGGGAACGTTGAAAAGAAGACGTATGTCAGATTATGAAGACGAATGTTACGCGAGAGATGAAGCGAGCCTTTACCTTGTTACTGATACACAGGATGCAAAGGCAAGGCGTTGTGTTTGTCTTTCAACTATTTTGAGGAATCTGACATTTGTCCCGGGCAATGAAGCAGAGTTTGCCAAAAATGTTACATTCCTTGATTTGTTGGGGAAGCTTTTACTCTTACACCACGAACATCCTCCTCGTGCACAGAAACAGCGCAATTATGACCGTGAAGAAGATGCTGACTTTGCAGATTCTTGTAGCAGTTTACAAGGTGAGGCGGAATGGTGGTGGGACTTCTTGCACCATGTGCGCGAAAATGTGTTGGTGACAGCGGCTAATATTGCCGGTCatatggacctcggtcaacatcctGAGGAAGTGTCGCGGCCCGTAATTGATGGACTTCTTCACTGGGCAGTTTGTCCAGCTGCTCATGGTCAGGACCCATTTCCCGGATCTTCAGGCTCGTTGTCACCCCAGCGCCTCGCACTGGAAGCTCTGTGCAAATTGTGCGTAACGGACTCTAATGTAGATCTGGTTGTAGCTACGCCACCCTACTCCCGTTTGGAACGTCTGTGTGCTGTGCTGACACGACTTCTGTGCTGGTCAAAAGAGCAAGTGCTACGAGAGTTTGCAGTGAATATGCTGCACTACCTGGCCGCTGCGGACAGTGGTGTGGCACGTACTGTTGCACTGCAGAGCCCGTGTGTGTCCTTGCTAGTAGCATTCATCGAGCAGGCGGAAGCTACTGCATTAGGGGTAGCCTATCAGCACGGTATCGGTGCACTTATAGACAATCCAGATGCTATGGGAACCAGTCTGGATATGCTGAGGCGTGCGGCTGGTACATTACTTCATCTGGCACGACATCCTGAAAACCGGCCACTCTTCCTGCAGCAAGAACAACGTCTGTTATCCCTCGTCATGAGCCAGATCCTCGATCAGCAAGTGGCAGCTGTAATCTCCAGTGTTCTTTTCCAGTGCTCATGGCCCTCTTCGTAG